The window AATTACCGCATTAGGGATTGCCAAGAAGAAAGAAAAAATTGGGTATGCTACTCAGGAAGTGGGAACAAAACAGTTTGAAACCATTACCACCCCCAGTATTGGAAACCTGTTTTCCGGACAGGTAGCCGGCCTGAATGTTTCTAACCCAACAGGAATGCAGCAGGCACCACAGTTTACTCTGAGAGGAAACTCCAACCTGGTTTTTGTGATTGATGGGGTGATCGTGGAAAAAGAAGTTTTCCAGAATTTAGATCCTAACAATATTGAAAATATCAACGTATTGAAAGGGGCCACAGCTTCGGCTCTTTACGGTTCAAGAGGCCGTTACGGAGCTGTCCTGATCACTACAAAAAATGCAAAGAAGAAAGGCTTTTCCGTAGAATTCTCGCAGAATACGATGATTACAGCAGGTTTTACCAATCTTCCAAAAACCCAGACTGAGTACGGAAACGGTTCGCACGGAAAGTATGAATTCTGGGACGGAGCTGATGGCGGAGTGAATGACGGAGATATGATCTGGGGTCCTAAATTTGTTCCCGGTTTACAGATTGCCCAATGGAACAGCCCCATCAGAGACAAAGTTACAGGACAGGTGGTTACGTGGTACGGCGCTGTAACTGGAACTCAATATGATGATAAATCAAGATACGAAAGAGTTCCGATCGACTGGAAATACCATGATAATTTAAGCACTTTCTTAAAGCCTGCCGTTATCAACAATAATAATTTTGCGATCAGTTACAGAGACAACAAAGATATATACCGATTCTCCGGAAACTTCATGAATTATGATGACAGAGTTCCGAATTCTTATCTTCAGAAATATGGAATCAACTTCTCTTCTGAAAATCATCTTGGAGATAAATTAATCTTTGATACAAAATTCAATTTCAACCAGGCCTTTACGCCCAATATTCCCAATTACGACTACAACCCAAGCGGACACATGTATACCATTCTGATCTGGATGGGAGGTGACGTAGACGGAAAAGCCCTGAAAAACCATATGTGGATCCCGGGAAAAGAAGGAAGAGCACAAGCCAACTGGAACTACGCCTGGTACAATAATCCCTGGTTCGGAGCTGAATATTATAAAAACCAGAACAGAACGAATATCATCAATGCCCAAACAGGTTTAGAGTATAAAGCTACACAGGATCTTTCGGTAAAGGGAAAAATTTCCTTGGTGGAAAATCACAGCAAAACAGAAGTACTGAGTCCTTATTCTTATTTTAACTACAGTGCACCGAGAAGCGGAGGCTATATTTTAAAAGACAACAAAACCTGGAATCTTAACTACGATGTCCTTGCAACGTATAAGAAAAAAATATCCGAAAATTTTGATTTTACCATCAATGCCGGAGGTTCAGCTTTCTACTATAAAAACAACAACAATGAAAGATCTACAGATGGATTGAAAATTCCTGAAGTGTATACTTTTGAAAACTCAATCGGAGCACTTAAAAACTATACGTACTTGAAAGAAAAGTTGATTTACAGTGCTTATTCGACGATTGATATCGGATTATACAATGCTTTCTTCATTAATATTTCCGGACGTAATGACTGGTCTTCTACACTGCCTAAGGCCAACAGATCTTACTTCTACCCTTCCGCTTCCATCAGTGCTGTGATATCAAATCTGGTAAAAATGCCGGAGTCTATCAATATGCTGAAACTGTCTGCTTCATGGGCAAAGGTAGCGTATGACTTCCAGCCATATTCCATCAGAAATTATTATCTGAATAATCAGGGAATCACATTCAACGGAAATCCTACGTACTATTATCCAACCACTCTGAATGTAGAAAATTCTTTGAAACCAGAGCAGACAAAATCGTATGAATTAGGGTTAAGCGCAGGTTTCCTGAATAACAGAATTACTTTAGATGCCACTTATTTCAGAACATTGGATTATAATAATATTCTCCAGTTCCCGGCAGCTGAATCCTCCGGTTTCACTTCACAATATGTAAACGGAAATGAATACACCACAAAAGGTTTTGAAGTTTCCCTTGGTTTAGTTCCGGTAAAAACCGCTGATTTCAGCTGGAAAACCCTGATTAACTGGAGCACTTACGAACAAAAGCTGACTTCCATTTACGACAATATGCCGAACTACAAAAACATTAAGTTAGGCGAAAGGATGGACAGCTACTATGATTATACATGGCAGAAATCTCCGGACGGAAAAGTTATTCTGGATGCCAATACAGGAATGCCGACCAGAGCCAATAATCCAAGTAATTTAGGACATTTCAATCCAGACTGGACTTTCGGTTTTAACAACACATTCAAATATAAGAAGTTCACTTTAAATATCGGAATTGACGGAAGCATAGGCGGTGTGATGAGATCGCAGGTTGTGGAAAAAATGTGGTGGGGAGGAAAGCATCCTAATTCTGTAGCGTACAGGGATCTTGAATATGCCAATCCGGGAACCTATTATTTTGTACCGGATGGAGTGAACTACAATCCGGCAACAGGTCAGTATACTCCACACACCAAAGCCATCAGCTTCCAGGACTGGGCACAGAATTATCCATACCAGGCAAGAGTAACACAGGATGAAAGTGAAGAGTTTGCCAATGTTTTCGACAGAACTTTCGTCAAGCTGAGATCTGTAGTACTGGAATACGATTTCTCTTCATTATTAAATCCAAGAGGAATGGTAAAAGGGTTTACCGCCAATATTTCAGCTTACAATCTGGCCATGTGGAAAAAATCAAAGAACCTTTATTCTGACCCGGATTTCCAGGCAAAAACGGAGAATGATATCCAGGATCCGTCCAGCAGATGGTTCGGAATCGGTTTTAATCTTAAGTTTTAACTAAAAAGTACGTCAAGACAATGAAAAATAATATAAAC of the Chryseobacterium aureum genome contains:
- a CDS encoding SusC/RagA family TonB-linked outer membrane protein, producing the protein MKKTLATFAVFLLPLYFSAQEINITGNVKSENGSSVSGVNITDKNTGKTAITDENGNFTISANPKDILEFFAPDFSVYTVEVSSKKQYSIVLKKPNEKQIEGVVITALGIAKKKEKIGYATQEVGTKQFETITTPSIGNLFSGQVAGLNVSNPTGMQQAPQFTLRGNSNLVFVIDGVIVEKEVFQNLDPNNIENINVLKGATASALYGSRGRYGAVLITTKNAKKKGFSVEFSQNTMITAGFTNLPKTQTEYGNGSHGKYEFWDGADGGVNDGDMIWGPKFVPGLQIAQWNSPIRDKVTGQVVTWYGAVTGTQYDDKSRYERVPIDWKYHDNLSTFLKPAVINNNNFAISYRDNKDIYRFSGNFMNYDDRVPNSYLQKYGINFSSENHLGDKLIFDTKFNFNQAFTPNIPNYDYNPSGHMYTILIWMGGDVDGKALKNHMWIPGKEGRAQANWNYAWYNNPWFGAEYYKNQNRTNIINAQTGLEYKATQDLSVKGKISLVENHSKTEVLSPYSYFNYSAPRSGGYILKDNKTWNLNYDVLATYKKKISENFDFTINAGGSAFYYKNNNNERSTDGLKIPEVYTFENSIGALKNYTYLKEKLIYSAYSTIDIGLYNAFFINISGRNDWSSTLPKANRSYFYPSASISAVISNLVKMPESINMLKLSASWAKVAYDFQPYSIRNYYLNNQGITFNGNPTYYYPTTLNVENSLKPEQTKSYELGLSAGFLNNRITLDATYFRTLDYNNILQFPAAESSGFTSQYVNGNEYTTKGFEVSLGLVPVKTADFSWKTLINWSTYEQKLTSIYDNMPNYKNIKLGERMDSYYDYTWQKSPDGKVILDANTGMPTRANNPSNLGHFNPDWTFGFNNTFKYKKFTLNIGIDGSIGGVMRSQVVEKMWWGGKHPNSVAYRDLEYANPGTYYFVPDGVNYNPATGQYTPHTKAISFQDWAQNYPYQARVTQDESEEFANVFDRTFVKLRSVVLEYDFSSLLNPRGMVKGFTANISAYNLAMWKKSKNLYSDPDFQAKTENDIQDPSSRWFGIGFNLKF